One Myxococcaceae bacterium JPH2 DNA window includes the following coding sequences:
- a CDS encoding PAS domain-containing protein, with translation MAQAAGELEVVMDAAVDPLVVCDADERIVHVNTATERLLGWSRARLLGQPVSELFPVRLRTFAGHSLTRYLLSRRAALGGRPIRVFARREDGVEVLVELTVGTAGAGEHTRIALTFRRLHEVIDTLDDPVEKGLPALARHLDDRARDRLYRLLVENAPLGIFHFDRTPVVTACNTRFVDILGSSKRILVGLNLLTLRDDRMMQAVRETLRGHASDFEGDYVAVTSGKVTPVRVRFAPCYAEDGTTVEGGVGLVEDISEHRHTEAERERHLAQLDMLFHSAPIGLGFVDMNLRYARLNDVLAHINGVPAEKHLGRRPHEVLGPAGGPLERMIRQVMATGEPAVKREVRTDVDLGAPGPRRYLAGSFYPVRAPDGRMLGVGILVEDISERRRAEEERNRLYREAQEAIRVRDDFLSIASHELKTPLTPLSLRLETLERKLERGEAVDASVLHRARRQLLRLTGLINDLLDASRIEAGRLALHPEPTRFDTLVENGVRAMEAQRDDHLITFEHPREPVRVHGDSYRLEQVVTNLLENALKYSPDGGTIRVALTVRGDVALLSVTDPGIGIPPDQQALLFDRYFRARNVSARSYGGLGLGLYISRDIVERHGGRIWVESEVGHGSTFYVALPLLPVAHASPDTPQAGPPPH, from the coding sequence ATGGCCCAAGCGGCAGGCGAGTTGGAGGTCGTCATGGACGCCGCCGTGGACCCGCTGGTGGTGTGCGACGCGGACGAGCGCATCGTCCATGTGAACACGGCCACGGAGCGCCTGCTCGGTTGGAGCCGCGCGCGGCTGTTGGGCCAGCCGGTGTCGGAGCTGTTCCCTGTCCGGCTGCGGACGTTCGCCGGGCACAGCCTGACGCGCTACCTGCTGTCGCGGCGCGCCGCGCTCGGAGGGAGGCCCATCCGGGTCTTCGCGCGGCGCGAGGACGGCGTGGAGGTGCTGGTGGAGCTGACCGTGGGCACGGCGGGCGCGGGAGAGCACACGCGCATCGCGCTCACCTTCCGTCGCCTGCACGAGGTCATCGACACGCTGGACGACCCGGTGGAGAAAGGGCTGCCCGCCCTGGCGCGGCACCTGGACGACCGGGCGAGGGACCGGCTGTACCGGCTGCTGGTGGAGAACGCCCCGCTCGGCATCTTCCACTTCGACCGCACGCCGGTGGTCACCGCGTGCAACACGCGCTTCGTGGACATCCTCGGCTCCTCGAAGCGGATCCTCGTGGGGCTCAACCTGCTCACGCTGCGCGACGACCGGATGATGCAGGCGGTGCGCGAGACGCTGAGGGGCCACGCCTCGGACTTCGAGGGGGACTACGTCGCGGTCACCAGTGGCAAGGTGACGCCCGTGCGGGTGCGCTTCGCGCCGTGCTACGCGGAGGACGGCACGACGGTGGAGGGCGGCGTGGGGCTGGTGGAGGACATCAGCGAGCACCGCCACACCGAGGCGGAGCGCGAGCGCCACCTGGCCCAGCTCGACATGCTCTTCCACAGCGCGCCCATCGGGCTGGGGTTCGTGGACATGAACCTGCGCTACGCGCGCCTCAACGACGTGCTGGCCCACATCAACGGCGTGCCCGCCGAGAAGCATCTGGGGCGCCGTCCCCATGAAGTGCTCGGTCCGGCGGGCGGGCCCCTCGAGCGGATGATTCGCCAGGTGATGGCGACGGGCGAGCCCGCGGTGAAGCGCGAGGTGCGCACCGACGTGGACCTGGGCGCGCCGGGGCCGCGCCGCTACCTGGCGGGCAGCTTCTACCCCGTGCGCGCGCCGGATGGACGCATGCTCGGCGTGGGCATCCTGGTGGAGGACATCAGCGAGCGCCGCCGCGCGGAAGAGGAGCGCAACCGGCTCTACCGCGAGGCCCAGGAAGCCATCCGCGTGCGCGACGACTTCCTGTCCATCGCGAGCCACGAGCTGAAGACGCCGCTCACCCCGCTGAGCCTCCGGCTGGAGACCCTGGAGCGGAAGCTGGAGCGGGGCGAGGCCGTGGACGCGTCCGTGCTGCACCGCGCGCGGCGACAGCTGCTGCGGCTGACGGGGCTCATCAACGACTTGTTGGACGCCTCACGCATCGAGGCCGGGCGGCTGGCGCTGCACCCGGAGCCCACGCGCTTCGACACGTTGGTGGAGAACGGCGTGCGCGCGATGGAGGCCCAGCGCGACGACCACCTCATCACCTTCGAACATCCGCGCGAGCCCGTGCGGGTCCATGGCGACTCGTACCGCTTGGAGCAGGTGGTGACGAACCTGTTGGAGAACGCGCTGAAGTACAGCCCGGACGGCGGCACCATCCGCGTGGCGCTGACGGTGCGCGGGGACGTGGCGCTGTTGTCGGTGACGGACCCGGGCATCGGGATTCCGCCGGACCAGCAGGCGCTCCTGTTCGACCGCTACTTCCGCGCGCGCAATGTCTCCGCGCGCTCCTATGGGGGCCTGGGGCTGGGGCTGTACATCAGCCGCGACATCGTCGAGCGACATGGCGGTCGCATCTGGGTGGAGAGCGAGGTGGGTCACGGCTCCACCTTCTACGTGGCGCTGCCGCTGCTGCCCGTCGCGCACGCGTCGCCGGACACTCCGCAGGCGGGCCCTCCGCCGCACTGA
- a CDS encoding HEAT repeat domain-containing protein, translating to MRCCHRHAPAIAASEPHPFSLPGATEHYAAERPVRAEHIRLELALDFEARALTGRCTTRVSAVRGVSTVTFDAVDMDITEARVDGQPARFSNSGAHARVELPEPMEPGQARDITLAYRCRPRRGLYFWGPDAGYPERPLQAWTQGQDIDARCWFPCLDTPAQKATTEVIATFPARMTSLSNGVLVRDVTEGDRRTQHYRMEQPHSPYLVTLVVGEFEEATDTAGTVPLRYLYPPGRREDALRCVARTPQMVALYQQLTGEPFPWSGYAQVFVTEFILGGMEHTTATTLLDTVLHDARAHADYSAEPLIAHELAHQWFGNLLTCRDWPHGWLNEGFATYVEVLWKEHADGRDEADHHRLTDLNAYLTEVRERYARPIVARKFHAPMDLFDRHLYEKGALVLHELRRRVGDDLFLRALRHYVARHRHGVVETVDLSRAFEEATGHNLDRVFDQYVFSPGHPELKVEVRYDAEEARLRLKVRQTQRTDSGTPVFRLPLDVRITVDGRDTLHRLDITDAEHFFHLPCPTAPTQVRVDPRREVLGTVDVDKAVGLWLEELRAAPEARARTEAAHALGKDGGHRAVEALGRALEDDALFWGTRAACAKALGRIRSPESRARLLAGLPITHPKVRRAVVAALGEFRRDAEVAGRLRALLDAGDASYFVEAEAARSLGRVRAVDAVPLLEVVAARPSFQDVIGSGAVDGLAETQDPAAFPAVVARTAYGQPAHLRRTAVMAVAKLAQVARREREAVDLLSDLLRDPQFRMQWTVCEAAKALGDRRLIPALEGTPLDDPRTRRAAREAVRTLREGEPQAREVAALREEVDKLKEESRALREKLEALALRRPEPPPPTSPPRGRAAAKHAARKSTSRRVTGRGRRK from the coding sequence ATGCGCTGCTGCCATCGCCACGCTCCCGCCATCGCCGCTTCCGAACCACACCCCTTCAGCTTGCCCGGCGCCACCGAGCACTACGCCGCCGAGCGCCCCGTCCGCGCCGAGCACATCCGCCTGGAGCTGGCGCTGGACTTCGAGGCCCGCGCGCTGACGGGCCGCTGCACCACCCGCGTGAGCGCCGTGCGCGGCGTCTCCACCGTGACGTTCGACGCCGTGGACATGGACATCACCGAGGCGCGCGTGGACGGCCAGCCCGCGCGCTTCTCCAACTCCGGCGCGCACGCGCGCGTGGAGCTGCCCGAGCCGATGGAGCCGGGCCAGGCGCGCGACATCACGCTCGCGTACCGCTGCCGGCCTCGACGTGGGCTGTACTTCTGGGGCCCCGACGCGGGCTACCCCGAGCGTCCGCTCCAGGCCTGGACGCAAGGGCAGGACATCGACGCGCGCTGCTGGTTCCCCTGCCTGGACACGCCCGCGCAGAAGGCCACCACGGAGGTCATCGCCACCTTCCCCGCGCGGATGACGTCGCTGTCCAACGGCGTGCTCGTGCGCGACGTCACCGAGGGCGACCGCCGCACCCAGCACTACCGCATGGAGCAGCCGCACTCGCCCTACCTCGTCACGCTGGTGGTGGGCGAGTTCGAGGAGGCGACGGACACCGCCGGCACCGTGCCGCTGCGCTACCTGTACCCGCCCGGTCGCCGCGAGGACGCGCTGCGCTGCGTGGCCCGAACGCCCCAGATGGTGGCGCTCTATCAGCAGCTCACCGGCGAGCCCTTCCCGTGGAGCGGCTACGCGCAGGTGTTCGTCACCGAGTTCATCCTCGGCGGCATGGAGCACACCACCGCCACCACGCTGCTGGACACGGTGCTGCACGACGCGCGCGCCCACGCGGACTACAGCGCCGAGCCGCTCATCGCCCACGAGCTGGCGCACCAGTGGTTCGGCAACCTGCTCACCTGCCGCGACTGGCCCCATGGCTGGCTCAACGAGGGCTTCGCCACCTACGTGGAGGTGCTCTGGAAGGAGCACGCCGACGGCCGCGACGAGGCGGATCACCATCGGCTCACCGACCTGAACGCGTACCTCACCGAGGTGCGCGAGCGCTACGCCCGGCCCATCGTGGCGCGCAAGTTCCACGCGCCCATGGACCTGTTCGACCGGCATCTCTACGAGAAGGGCGCGCTCGTGCTCCACGAGCTGCGCCGCCGCGTGGGCGATGACCTCTTCCTCCGCGCCCTGCGTCACTACGTGGCCCGCCACCGCCACGGCGTGGTGGAGACGGTGGACCTGTCGCGCGCGTTCGAGGAGGCCACCGGCCACAACCTGGACCGCGTGTTCGACCAGTACGTCTTCTCCCCCGGCCATCCCGAGCTGAAGGTGGAGGTCCGCTACGACGCGGAGGAGGCCCGCCTGCGCCTCAAGGTCCGGCAGACGCAGCGCACCGACTCGGGCACGCCCGTGTTCCGCCTGCCGCTGGACGTGCGCATCACCGTGGACGGCCGCGACACGCTCCACCGCCTGGACATCACCGACGCCGAGCACTTCTTCCACCTGCCCTGCCCCACCGCGCCCACGCAGGTGCGCGTGGATCCGCGCCGCGAGGTGCTCGGCACCGTGGACGTGGACAAGGCGGTGGGCCTCTGGCTGGAGGAGCTGCGCGCCGCGCCCGAGGCCCGCGCGCGCACCGAGGCCGCGCACGCGCTGGGCAAGGACGGCGGCCACCGCGCGGTGGAGGCGCTGGGCCGCGCGCTGGAGGACGACGCGCTGTTCTGGGGCACTCGCGCCGCGTGCGCCAAGGCGCTGGGCCGCATCCGCTCCCCCGAGTCTCGCGCGCGACTGCTCGCGGGACTCCCCATCACGCACCCCAAGGTGCGCCGGGCCGTGGTGGCCGCGCTGGGAGAGTTCCGCCGGGACGCGGAGGTGGCGGGCCGCCTGCGCGCGCTGCTGGACGCGGGCGACGCCAGCTACTTCGTGGAGGCCGAGGCCGCGCGCAGCCTGGGACGCGTGCGCGCCGTGGACGCGGTGCCGCTGCTGGAGGTGGTGGCCGCGCGGCCGTCCTTCCAGGACGTCATCGGCTCGGGCGCGGTCGACGGGCTCGCGGAGACGCAGGACCCGGCCGCCTTCCCCGCCGTGGTCGCGCGCACGGCGTACGGCCAGCCCGCGCACCTGCGGCGCACGGCCGTGATGGCCGTGGCGAAGCTGGCCCAGGTGGCCCGGCGTGAGCGCGAGGCCGTGGACCTGCTCTCGGACTTGTTGAGGGATCCGCAGTTCCGCATGCAGTGGACGGTCTGCGAAGCGGCGAAGGCGCTGGGAGACCGGCGCCTGATTCCCGCGCTGGAGGGCACCCCGCTCGATGACCCGCGCACCCGCCGCGCCGCGCGCGAGGCCGTGCGGACGCTGCGCGAGGGCGAACCTCAAGCGCGCGAGGTGGCCGCGCTGCGCGAGGAGGTGGACAAGCTCAAGGAGGAGTCCCGCGCGCTTCGCGAGAAGCTGGAGGCGCTCGCCCTCCGCAGGCCGGAGCCCCCGCCGCCCACCTCGCCACCGCGAGGACGGGCGGCGGCGAAGCACGCGGCGAGGAAGTCCACCAGCCGGCGCGTCACCGGGCGGGGCCGAAGGAAGTAG
- a CDS encoding M13 family metallopeptidase, with translation MNDSSQRLPGAARATLSACATALLAACATSTPAEKPAPPVTEAAPVVAAPAPAPKPTYGTFGFDVAGMDATVAPGDSFYRYASGTWMQKAEIPADRSNFGMFTALSEQAAARTRSLIEEAARAEGSADSEARKIGDYFASFMDEAAIEAKGASPLKPELERIAAIANRRALATELGSTLRADVDALNTGDVTTDRLFGLWVTEDLNAPERYAPYLMQGGLGLPDRDFYLVDSPRFREVRQSYQAHIAAMLKLAGFSDVEARARRVFELEKKIAATHWPQVDTQDVTKTNNPWAQEAFAKKAPGLDWAAYFSAAGLSGQKQIIVWQPSAITGMAKLVGAEPLQSWKDYLAFRAIARNAAFLSKAFVDENFAFNGKVLSGAQQLRERWKRGVTVTNGALGEAVGKLYVEKYFPAEAKVQADTMVRNIIAAFGKRIDALAWMSPETKARAKEKLATLQVGIGHPAHFRDYSALKVDRSDAFGNAQRASLFEYQRNLAKLNGPVDRSEWFMVPQDVNALNSPQQNSIIFPAAILQPPFFDPNADPAVNYGGIGTVIGHEIVHSFDDVGAKFDARGKLSNWWTDSDLQRFKAAGQALAAQFSAYKPLPDMSVNGELTLGENIADVAGLAISHDAYRLSLGGTPAVVKDGYTGEQRFFLGFAQVWRTKFREPLLRQLLMTDGHAPGEFRASTVRNEDGWYEAFDVKPGQGLYLTPEQRVRVW, from the coding sequence ATGAACGACTCGTCTCAACGACTGCCGGGCGCCGCGCGTGCGACGCTCTCCGCCTGCGCCACGGCCCTGCTGGCTGCTTGCGCGACCTCGACCCCCGCGGAGAAGCCGGCTCCTCCCGTGACGGAGGCCGCCCCCGTGGTGGCCGCGCCCGCGCCGGCGCCCAAGCCCACGTACGGAACCTTCGGCTTCGACGTCGCCGGCATGGACGCCACCGTCGCGCCGGGTGACAGCTTCTACCGGTACGCCAGCGGCACGTGGATGCAGAAGGCGGAGATTCCGGCGGACCGCTCCAACTTCGGCATGTTCACGGCGCTGTCCGAGCAGGCCGCCGCGCGCACCCGGTCGTTGATTGAAGAGGCCGCGCGCGCCGAGGGGTCCGCGGACAGCGAGGCCCGCAAGATTGGCGACTACTTCGCCAGCTTCATGGATGAGGCGGCCATCGAGGCGAAGGGCGCCTCGCCCCTCAAGCCCGAGTTGGAGCGCATCGCGGCCATCGCGAACCGGCGCGCGCTGGCCACCGAGCTGGGCTCCACGCTGCGCGCGGACGTCGATGCGCTCAACACGGGCGACGTGACGACGGACCGCCTCTTTGGCCTGTGGGTGACCGAGGACCTGAACGCCCCCGAGCGGTACGCCCCGTACCTGATGCAGGGCGGCCTGGGGCTGCCGGACCGCGACTTCTATCTGGTGGACAGCCCCCGCTTCCGCGAGGTGCGCCAGTCCTATCAGGCCCACATCGCCGCGATGCTGAAGCTGGCGGGCTTCTCCGACGTGGAGGCGCGCGCGCGCCGCGTCTTCGAACTGGAGAAGAAGATCGCCGCCACGCACTGGCCCCAGGTGGACACGCAGGACGTCACCAAGACGAACAACCCGTGGGCCCAGGAGGCGTTCGCCAAGAAGGCGCCCGGGCTCGACTGGGCCGCGTACTTCTCGGCCGCGGGCCTGTCCGGGCAGAAGCAGATCATCGTGTGGCAGCCGAGCGCCATCACGGGCATGGCGAAGCTGGTGGGCGCCGAGCCGCTCCAGAGCTGGAAGGACTACCTGGCCTTCCGCGCCATCGCGCGCAACGCGGCGTTCCTCTCCAAGGCCTTCGTCGATGAGAACTTCGCCTTCAACGGCAAGGTGCTCTCCGGCGCGCAGCAGCTGCGCGAGCGTTGGAAGCGCGGCGTGACCGTGACGAACGGCGCGCTGGGCGAGGCGGTGGGCAAGCTCTACGTGGAGAAGTACTTCCCGGCGGAGGCCAAGGTCCAGGCGGACACGATGGTGCGCAACATCATCGCGGCCTTCGGCAAGCGCATCGACGCGCTCGCGTGGATGTCTCCGGAGACGAAGGCCCGCGCGAAGGAGAAGCTGGCCACGCTCCAGGTGGGCATTGGCCACCCGGCGCACTTCCGCGATTACTCGGCGCTGAAGGTGGACCGGAGCGATGCGTTCGGCAACGCCCAGCGCGCCTCGCTGTTCGAGTACCAGCGCAACCTGGCGAAGCTCAACGGCCCGGTGGACCGCTCCGAGTGGTTCATGGTGCCGCAGGACGTGAACGCGCTGAACTCGCCGCAGCAGAACTCCATCATCTTCCCCGCCGCCATCCTGCAGCCGCCGTTCTTCGACCCGAACGCGGACCCGGCCGTGAACTACGGCGGCATCGGCACGGTGATTGGCCATGAAATCGTCCACAGCTTCGACGACGTGGGCGCGAAGTTCGACGCGCGCGGCAAGCTGTCCAACTGGTGGACGGACAGCGACCTGCAGCGCTTCAAGGCGGCGGGACAGGCGCTCGCGGCGCAGTTCAGCGCCTACAAGCCGCTGCCGGACATGTCGGTCAACGGCGAGCTGACCCTGGGCGAGAACATCGCGGACGTGGCTGGCCTGGCCATCTCGCATGACGCCTACCGGCTGTCGCTGGGCGGCACGCCGGCCGTGGTGAAGGACGGCTACACCGGCGAGCAGCGCTTCTTCCTCGGCTTCGCCCAGGTGTGGCGCACCAAGTTCCGCGAGCCGCTGCTGCGTCAGTTGCTCATGACGGACGGACACGCGCCCGGCGAGTTCCGCGCGTCCACGGTGCGCAACGAGGATGGCTGGTACGAGGCGTTCGACGTGAAGCCGGGCCAGGGCCTCTACCTGACGCCGGAGCAGCGCGTTCGCGTCTGGTAG